A region from the Leptolyngbya iicbica LK genome encodes:
- a CDS encoding GNAT family N-acetyltransferase, producing the protein MAFAIAGYQLRRGTGTDRALLVKFLGKTYQEAVGTNTFQHLAATVERHFSPETPVWWVETVASPSQTVGFLWLGNAVDQQQGDRHSYVLAVYVAPEHRRQGIATALLNHAQAWAQARGDRQIGLQVFADNEGAIALYRQLGFQTQSLWLTKPLP; encoded by the coding sequence ATGGCCTTTGCGATCGCAGGCTACCAACTCCGACGCGGCACGGGCACCGATCGCGCCCTGTTGGTGAAGTTTCTCGGCAAAACCTATCAGGAAGCCGTTGGCACGAATACCTTTCAGCATTTGGCGGCAACGGTGGAGCGGCATTTTTCGCCAGAAACGCCGGTGTGGTGGGTGGAAACTGTCGCATCGCCCAGCCAAACCGTGGGATTTTTGTGGTTGGGCAATGCGGTTGATCAGCAGCAGGGAGATCGCCACAGCTATGTGTTGGCGGTGTACGTCGCGCCGGAGCATCGCCGCCAAGGTATTGCCACCGCGTTGTTAAACCACGCGCAAGCCTGGGCACAGGCGCGCGGCGATCGCCAAATTGGCTTGCAGGTGTTTGCCGATAATGAGGGCGCGATCGCGCTATATCGCCAGTTAGGGTTCCAAACCCAGTCGCTTTGGCTGACCAAACCCTTACCGTAG